The Longimicrobiaceae bacterium sequence CGCGCAGCACTCCCAGGCGCTCGAGGCGGTATACGCCCACTTCCCCGGCCTCAAGATCGTCACCCCCGGCACCCCCGCCGACGCGAAGGGCCTGCTCAAGGCCTCCATCCGCGACGACGACCCGGTGTGCTTCTTCGAGGGGGAGATGCTCTACAACATCAAGGGCGAAGTCCCCGAGGACGAGGACTTCGTCATTCCGCTCGGCGTGGCCGACCTGAAGCGAGAGGGATCGGACGTGTCGATCATCACGCATGGGAAGATGATCAACCTCGTCCTGCAGGCCGCGCAGCAGCTGGAGAAGGAGGGCATCAGCGCCGACGTGCTGGACCTTCGGACCCTGCGGCCGCTGGACGTCGACGCCATCCTGCGCACCGTCGCGAAGACGAACCGGGTAGTCCTGGTCGAGGAGGGCTGGCCTTACAGCGGCATCACCGCCACCATCGCGGCGATCATCCAGGAGGAGGCCTTCGACCACCTCGATGCCCCCGTCCTGCGGGTCACCCAGGCCGACGTCCCGATGCCCTATGCCAAGGGCCTCGAGAGGCTCGCGAAGCCGAGCGTCGAGCTGATCCTGGAGAAGGTGAATAGGGTGTTGTACAGATGAGAAGCCAGAAGAAGAGGAGCCAGAAGCCAGAAGGTGCAGTGGGACTGCCTCGCTGACTTCTGGCTCCTGGCTCCTGGCTTCTGACTTCTTTCAGCCACAATCGAACAACCGAACTATCGTCGCAAATGGCCACCAAAGTCTACATGGAAGCGCTGTCTCCGACCATGGAGGAGGGGCGCCTGATCACCTGGCTGAAGAAAGAGGGTGATGAGATCGCCGAGGGGGATGTGCTGGCGGAGGTCGAGACAGACAAGGCGACCATGGAGCTGGTGGCCCGGGGGAGCGGCCTCCTCCGCAAGGTGATTCTGCCGGAGGGCGAGACGGCGAGCGTCGGGGCGGTCATCGCCGTCATCGCCGGGGCGGACGAGGACATCTCGTCGATCATCGCGGAGGCGGGCGGCGACGGCGCGGCGCCTCCGACTGCGGCTGCCCCCGCGGGCGCAGCCAAGGAGGCGGAGGAGAAGGGGGCCGCTGCCGCGGCCGCGGGACCGGCCGCCGAGGGAACCGGCGCGGTGGCAACCGCCCCCGC is a genomic window containing:
- a CDS encoding pyruvate dehydrogenase complex E1 component subunit beta yields the protein MAVITYRDALNQALVEEMERDPDVFLMGEEVGVYNGAYKVSKGLLDRFGDMRVVDTPITELGFAGLGIGAAMVGLRPVIEFMTWNFSMLAMDQVWNSAAKLLSMSAGQFKIPVTFRGPNGAALQLAAQHSQALEAVYAHFPGLKIVTPGTPADAKGLLKASIRDDDPVCFFEGEMLYNIKGEVPEDEDFVIPLGVADLKREGSDVSIITHGKMINLVLQAAQQLEKEGISADVLDLRTLRPLDVDAILRTVAKTNRVVLVEEGWPYSGITATIAAIIQEEAFDHLDAPVLRVTQADVPMPYAKGLERLAKPSVELILEKVNRVLYR